A single region of the Chionomys nivalis chromosome 23, mChiNiv1.1, whole genome shotgun sequence genome encodes:
- the Klk5 gene encoding kallikrein-5 — MARVVHPWKWTVATLIAILVLGVSGSINRAPSNFYKLLPCSLDPAHTTLTPPLQIGPHLTDLAPPLPSWSYFESSDQPVLAGDVSACDNPSGNRPSGTNRDLSRESESEEDSRSDSSNRIVNGSDCEKDKQPWQGALLLGPNKLYCGAVLINPQWLLTAAHCRKPVFRIRLGHHSMSPVYESGQQMFQGIKSIPHPGYSHPGHSNDLMLIKMNRKIRGSRSVTPIKIASSCPAAGTRCTVSGWGTTSSSHNNFPKVLQCLNVTVLSEERCKDSYPGQIDKTMFCAGDEEGRDSCQGDSGGPVVCNGQLQGLVSWGDFPCAQRNRPGVYTNLCEFVKWIEDTIKSNS, encoded by the exons ATGGCGAGGGTAGTGCATCCTTGGAAGTGGACAGTGGCTACCCTGATTGCAATCCTGGTTCTGGGGGTCTCAG gtAGCATCAACCGAGCTCCAAGCAAT TTCTACAAGCTCCTTCCCTGCAGCCTTGACCCTGCCCACACGACTCTGACCCCGCCCCTACAGATCGGGCCACACCTGACTGACCTGGCCCCACCTCTACCGTCTTGGTCCTACTTCGAAAGCTCTGACC AGCCTGTTCTAGCGGGTGACGTTTCCGCTTGTGACAACCCCTCCGGCAACCGGCCCTCTGGGACTAACCGAGACCTCAGCAGGGAGTCCGAGtcagaggaggactccaggtcgGATAGCAGCAATCGCATTGTGAACGGGTCAGACTGTGAGAAGGACAAGCAGCCGTGGCAGGGCGCGCTACTGCTGGGACCCAACAAGTTGTACTGTGGGGCGGTGCTGATCAACCCACAATGGCTCCTCACAGCAGCGCACTGCAGAAAGCC AGTCTTCAGAATCCGTCTGGGCCACCACTCCATGTCACCTGTCTATGAGTCCGGTCAGCAGATGTTCCAGGGAATCAAATCCATCCCCCACCCTGGTTACTCTCACCCTGGCCACTCCAATGACCTCATGCTCatcaaaatgaacagaaaaatccGTGGTTCTCGCTCAGTGACGCCCATCAAAATTGCCTCTAGCTGTCCCGCTGCGGGGACCAGATGCACGGTGTCTGGCTGGGGGACAACGAGCAGCAGTCACA ATAATTTCCCCAAAGTCCTCCAGTGCCTGAACGTCACCGTGCTGAGTGAGGAGAGGTGCAAGGACTCCTACCCAGGACAGATAGACAAGACCATGTTCTGCGCTGGTGATGAAGAGGGCAGGGACTCCTGCCAG GGTGATTCCGGGGGACCTGTGGTCTGCAATGGCCAGCTACAGGGCCTTGTGTCCTGGGGTGATTTCCCCTGTGCCCAGCGGAACAGGCCAGGTGTCTACACCAACCTATGTGAGTTCGTTAAGTGGATTGAGGACACCATCAAATCCAACTCATGA